The Candidatus Zixiibacteriota bacterium genome includes a region encoding these proteins:
- a CDS encoding sigma-70 family RNA polymerase sigma factor, with translation MSDAKLIKDYLKGDKNASNSIEKMIDLCLAEWRGKLGFHIDDIKSDVRYKLFNILIEGRFEQRSGLKFFIAQIANHTCIDYYRFNQKFTDSAIEDLDLPTKLFNPEQILEKKQLGRLIFRVLRLLPRECITLWRMHLNRDMSYSEIADNLGNGKSEENIKWRLWSCREKAKEIREMLLKKDKLS, from the coding sequence ATGAGTGACGCGAAGCTTATTAAGGACTATCTAAAAGGAGACAAAAATGCTTCCAATTCGATAGAGAAAATGATCGATCTTTGTCTTGCCGAATGGAGGGGCAAGCTGGGATTCCATATTGATGACATCAAATCGGATGTTCGGTATAAATTATTTAACATATTGATTGAGGGGCGCTTTGAGCAGCGATCCGGACTGAAGTTCTTTATCGCGCAAATCGCAAACCATACCTGCATTGATTATTATCGTTTCAACCAGAAATTCACCGATTCAGCCATTGAGGATCTGGACCTTCCGACAAAATTATTCAACCCAGAGCAGATTCTGGAAAAAAAGCAATTGGGCAGATTGATATTCAGGGTCTTGAGACTGCTTCCGCGAGAATGTATCACATTGTGGCGTATGCACTTAAATCGGGATATGAGTTATTCGGAAATAGCGGACAATCTGGGCAACGGCAAGAGTGAGGAAAATATCAAATGGCGGCTTTGGTCCTGCCGCGAAAAAGCCAAAGAAATCAGAGAAATGTTATTAAAAAAAGACAAACTAAGTTGA